The following are from one region of the Rosistilla carotiformis genome:
- a CDS encoding FAD:protein FMN transferase: protein MNRTGNVLRMRLLIAATLLIVGCEKPVAEDAASPKPAEILQVAGKTMGTRYEVKIASPPSDLASDWELLIDRELRRVNDQMSTYLSTSELSRFNRSESLDWFEVSPETAMVVAAALQISEKTGGAFDVTVGPLVNLWSFGPQRHEKTLPSQAAIDEAASATGYQSLHVRTDPPALRKDKAALQVDLSSIAKGHGVDRIVDLLVGLGCDNVFVNIGGEIRAVGDKGKDRPWRAGVERPDEATTVLLFPVAVENEAIATSGDYRNFFEIDGKRYSHTIDPRTGRPVVHSMASVSVVAANCMLADAWATALNVLGPEEGPPIAVAESLDAYLLERIDGQFRPHPTGRFEQWSKPPVTPQD, encoded by the coding sequence TTGAATCGAACTGGAAACGTTTTGCGAATGCGACTGTTGATCGCCGCGACACTGCTGATCGTCGGCTGTGAAAAGCCCGTTGCGGAAGACGCGGCGTCACCGAAACCGGCGGAGATCTTGCAGGTCGCGGGCAAGACGATGGGAACGCGGTACGAAGTCAAAATTGCCAGCCCTCCATCGGATCTTGCATCCGATTGGGAATTGTTGATCGATCGCGAACTGCGTCGGGTCAACGATCAGATGTCGACCTACCTATCGACGTCGGAGCTCTCTCGTTTTAACCGGTCCGAGAGTCTCGATTGGTTTGAGGTTTCTCCAGAGACGGCGATGGTGGTCGCCGCCGCGCTACAAATTTCTGAAAAAACGGGAGGGGCGTTTGATGTGACCGTCGGACCGTTGGTGAATTTGTGGAGCTTTGGGCCCCAGCGGCACGAGAAGACGCTGCCGAGCCAAGCTGCGATCGACGAGGCTGCTTCGGCGACGGGATACCAGTCGCTGCATGTCCGGACCGATCCACCAGCGCTTCGCAAAGATAAGGCTGCATTGCAAGTCGACCTCTCTTCGATCGCCAAAGGGCATGGCGTCGATCGCATCGTCGATCTGTTGGTTGGCCTGGGCTGCGACAATGTGTTTGTGAACATTGGCGGCGAGATTCGAGCGGTGGGGGACAAGGGAAAAGATCGCCCTTGGCGGGCTGGTGTCGAACGTCCTGATGAAGCGACGACCGTGCTGTTGTTTCCGGTGGCGGTTGAAAATGAGGCGATCGCGACCTCGGGCGACTACCGCAACTTCTTCGAGATCGATGGGAAACGCTACTCCCACACGATCGATCCCCGTACCGGACGGCCGGTCGTTCACAGCATGGCGTCGGTCTCGGTGGTCGCTGCCAACTGCATGCTAGCCGACGCTTGGGCCACGGCGCTGAATGTGCTGGGGCCTGAGGAAGGACCGCCGATTGCGGTGGCAGAATCGTTGGACGCCTATCTGCTGGAACGTATCGATGGGCAGTTTCGGCCGCATCCGACCGGTCGGTTCGAGCAATGGAGTAAGCCGCCTGTGACGCCACAGGACTGA
- the def gene encoding peptide deformylase, protein MPLEIVPYPHPTLRYKSKPIRKVDKALRDVVAEMFDLMYASRGVGLAANQVDIPLRMFVVNPSGTRGDGEELVLINPVIQRPKGSWQAEEGCLSLPGVFGNVMRPKEIRLSAFDLKGNPIERTVDDFLGRVLQHENDHLDGVMFIDRMTDEARRDLEGALAEFEIVRESCRQTGSVESDEAIIQRRNEWEQRYA, encoded by the coding sequence ATGCCACTTGAAATCGTTCCGTATCCCCATCCTACCCTGCGTTACAAGAGCAAACCGATCCGCAAAGTGGACAAAGCGTTACGCGATGTCGTCGCGGAGATGTTCGACCTGATGTACGCTTCGCGCGGCGTGGGGCTGGCTGCAAACCAAGTCGACATCCCGCTGCGGATGTTTGTCGTCAACCCCAGCGGCACGCGAGGGGATGGCGAGGAATTGGTGTTGATCAATCCCGTGATTCAACGTCCCAAGGGCTCGTGGCAAGCCGAAGAGGGCTGCTTGAGTTTGCCCGGCGTGTTTGGCAACGTGATGCGTCCCAAAGAAATTCGCCTGAGTGCGTTTGACCTGAAGGGGAATCCGATCGAACGCACGGTCGACGACTTCCTTGGGCGAGTGCTTCAACACGAAAATGACCATCTCGACGGGGTGATGTTTATCGACCGGATGACCGACGAGGCGCGTCGCGATCTGGAAGGCGCGTTGGCCGAATTTGAGATCGTTCGCGAAAGCTGCCGACAAACCGGTTCGGTCGAATCGGACGAAGCCATCATCCAGCGACGCAACGAGTGGGAGCAGCGGTATGCCTGA